The Urbifossiella limnaea genome has a window encoding:
- a CDS encoding sialate O-acetylesterase has translation MSRTRPLLAGVLLLAAATAVAQDAPPHPLRPDGKPAAAGKPLKVFILMGQSNMVGMGDIGPEATKGTLEYFTKGQKKYPFLLDAGGKWTERKDVYYYDARVKKGAWLSPAANGGKAFGPEVGFGYVVGAALDEPVLVLKSCIGNRALGWDLLPPGSKRYTYDGKTYAGSGDKAEWWVEGQPKKEVNWYAGKQYDDDMANAKAALASLGKWYPGYKDEGYEIAGFVWWQGHRDHFSAAHTSKYEENLERLIGSLRKDYAAPAAKFVLATGCGNPGREGNGLKIAEAQLAIGDAKKYPAFAGNVKAVDVRDLWREVDVSPKNQGFHYNRNAETFLEVGLRLGGAMTDLLKK, from the coding sequence ATGTCACGAACCCGTCCGCTCCTCGCCGGCGTGCTGCTGCTCGCCGCCGCGACCGCCGTCGCCCAGGACGCGCCGCCGCACCCGCTGCGGCCCGACGGCAAGCCGGCCGCCGCCGGGAAGCCGCTAAAGGTGTTCATCCTGATGGGCCAGTCGAACATGGTCGGCATGGGCGACATCGGCCCGGAAGCCACGAAGGGGACGCTGGAATACTTCACGAAGGGGCAGAAGAAGTACCCGTTCCTGCTCGACGCCGGTGGCAAGTGGACCGAGCGGAAGGACGTGTACTATTACGACGCGCGCGTCAAGAAAGGCGCGTGGCTGAGCCCGGCCGCGAACGGCGGCAAGGCGTTCGGCCCCGAGGTCGGCTTCGGGTACGTCGTCGGGGCGGCGCTCGACGAGCCGGTGCTGGTGCTGAAGTCGTGCATCGGCAACCGCGCCCTGGGGTGGGACTTGCTCCCGCCGGGTAGCAAGCGGTACACGTACGACGGGAAGACTTACGCCGGGTCCGGGGACAAGGCCGAGTGGTGGGTCGAGGGGCAGCCGAAGAAGGAAGTGAACTGGTACGCCGGCAAGCAGTACGACGACGACATGGCCAACGCCAAGGCCGCGCTGGCGTCGCTCGGCAAGTGGTACCCCGGCTACAAGGACGAGGGCTACGAGATCGCCGGGTTCGTGTGGTGGCAGGGCCACCGCGACCACTTCAGCGCCGCCCACACGAGCAAGTACGAGGAGAACCTGGAGCGGCTGATCGGGAGCCTGCGGAAGGACTACGCCGCGCCCGCGGCCAAGTTCGTCCTCGCCACCGGCTGCGGCAACCCCGGCCGGGAGGGGAACGGCCTCAAGATCGCCGAGGCGCAGCTGGCCATCGGCGACGCCAAGAAGTACCCCGCGTTCGCCGGCAACGTGAAGGCCGTGGACGTCCGCGACCTGTGGCGGGAGGTGGACGTGTCGCCCAAGAACCAGGGCTTCCACTACAACCGCAACGCCGAGACGTTCCTCGAAGTCGGCCTCCGCCTCGGCGGCGCGATGACGGACCTCCTGAAGAAGTAG
- a CDS encoding SEL1-like repeat protein, whose protein sequence is MKHLSLLLRVGALAVRADAEPPAELLDRATTGDIRAQLSLAYAYRDGKGVSRDYAAALLWARLAADRGDPAAQDFVGWMFFQGLGVRHNPEVAAGYFRAAAGKSAAAAWNLG, encoded by the coding sequence ATGAAGCACCTGAGCCTTCTCCTGCGCGTCGGCGCGCTGGCGGTGCGGGCCGACGCCGAGCCACCGGCCGAGCTGCTCGACCGTGCCACGACGGGCGACATCCGCGCGCAGTTGTCGCTGGCCTACGCTTACCGCGACGGAAAGGGTGTTAGCCGCGACTACGCAGCGGCCCTGCTCTGGGCCCGACTGGCGGCCGACCGCGGCGACCCAGCCGCGCAGGACTTCGTCGGTTGGATGTTTTTTCAGGGGCTCGGCGTCCGCCACAACCCGGAGGTGGCGGCCGGGTACTTCCGCGCTGCGGCCGGTAAGTCGGCGGCCGCCGCTTGGAACCTCGGCTAG
- a CDS encoding sulfatase family protein, whose amino-acid sequence MTTRLAAALLALAAPSTLRAADPPKPNIVYILADDLGYGDPGCYNPASKIPTPHIDRLAKEGVRFTDAHSPSAVCTPTRYALLTGRYAWRTRLQRNVIGPFSPPLIDAGRLTVAELLRRHGYATACVGKWHLGWGWPAPVGGARDFTRPIPDGPTARGFDLYFGTDVPNYPPYCFIDNDRTVGIPREPAPVGRDSFNIAGPMVPGWKLVEVLPGLEKRAVETIESAAKGGKPFFLYLPLTSPHFPVVPTDAVRGRSAAGAYGDFVTQTDNFVGAVTDALQRSGAAANTLVILTSDNGPEITGEVSPGAYDRLRQFGHASMGALRGAKRDACEGGHRVPFVARWPGRIRAGGTCDETVCHVDLLATVAALLGVPLPADAGVDSVNILPALLGEPRRAPLREATVHHSGQGKFAIRRGDWVLILAPTGDDNGKRGEPPWFQAERGYTPHAEPGELFNLATDPSQKHNRYAAEPAKVNELAVLMARYVSEGRSTPGPRQRNDVDIVWDRRGR is encoded by the coding sequence ATGACGACGCGACTCGCGGCGGCGCTGCTGGCGCTCGCCGCGCCCTCCACTCTGCGGGCCGCCGACCCGCCGAAGCCGAACATCGTTTACATCCTCGCTGACGACCTCGGCTACGGCGACCCCGGGTGCTACAACCCGGCGTCGAAGATTCCGACGCCTCACATCGACCGGCTGGCGAAAGAGGGCGTTCGCTTCACCGACGCGCACTCGCCGTCGGCCGTGTGTACGCCCACACGCTACGCCCTGCTCACCGGCCGGTATGCTTGGCGGACGCGACTCCAGCGGAACGTCATCGGCCCGTTCTCGCCACCGCTCATCGACGCGGGACGGCTCACCGTCGCCGAGTTGTTGCGCCGCCACGGCTACGCCACCGCTTGCGTCGGTAAGTGGCACCTCGGCTGGGGCTGGCCCGCGCCGGTCGGCGGCGCCCGCGACTTCACCCGCCCCATTCCCGACGGCCCGACCGCCCGCGGCTTCGACCTCTACTTCGGCACCGACGTGCCGAACTACCCGCCGTACTGCTTCATCGACAACGACCGCACCGTCGGTATCCCGCGCGAACCGGCGCCCGTCGGCCGCGACTCGTTCAACATCGCCGGCCCGATGGTGCCCGGCTGGAAGCTCGTGGAGGTGCTGCCGGGGTTGGAGAAGCGCGCGGTCGAAACCATCGAGTCGGCCGCGAAGGGCGGCAAGCCGTTCTTTCTGTACCTGCCGCTCACGTCACCGCACTTCCCGGTCGTGCCGACCGACGCCGTTCGCGGCCGGAGCGCGGCTGGCGCCTACGGCGACTTCGTAACGCAGACCGACAATTTCGTCGGCGCCGTGACGGACGCACTTCAGCGCAGCGGTGCGGCCGCGAACACGCTGGTGATCCTGACGAGTGACAACGGCCCGGAAATCACGGGTGAGGTGAGCCCGGGGGCGTATGACCGCCTGCGTCAGTTCGGCCACGCGAGTATGGGGGCGCTCCGCGGCGCGAAGCGCGACGCCTGTGAAGGCGGCCACCGCGTCCCGTTCGTCGCCCGTTGGCCGGGCCGAATCCGCGCCGGCGGCACGTGTGACGAGACCGTCTGCCACGTCGATCTGTTGGCGACCGTGGCCGCCCTGCTCGGCGTGCCGCTGCCCGCCGACGCCGGCGTGGACAGCGTGAACATCCTCCCCGCGCTACTCGGCGAGCCGCGCCGCGCCCCCCTGCGCGAGGCGACTGTCCACCACAGCGGGCAGGGGAAGTTCGCCATCCGCCGCGGCGACTGGGTGCTCATCCTCGCGCCGACCGGCGACGACAACGGCAAGCGCGGCGAGCCGCCGTGGTTCCAGGCCGAGCGCGGGTACACCCCGCACGCCGAGCCGGGCGAGTTGTTCAACCTCGCCACCGACCCGTCGCAGAAGCACAACCGGTACGCGGCCGAGCCGGCGAAGGTGAACGAACTCGCGGTGCTCATGGCTCGCTACGTGTCAGAAGGCCGGAGTACCCCCGGCCCGCGCCAGCGGAACGACGTGGACATCGTCTGGGACCGGCGTGGGAGATGA
- a CDS encoding IS701 family transposase, with protein sequence MSGRPTAAQVRAWADEVTAVGDRIGRHFARSEPRARAVGYIRGLLGDADRKNGWQLAEALGDPTPDGVQHLLARADWDADAVRDDLMGYVHEHLGDPAAVLVVDETGFLKKGTKSCGVARQYTGTAGRIENAQVGVFLAYAGPKGHALIDRALYLPKEWTDDRPRCDAAGVPAAVGFATKPRLAERMLARAWARGVTAGWVTGDTVYGHDGAFRRFLEGHRQAYLLAVPANQPLFDGEQRSTVKAVAEGFPVAAWEQASAGDGSKGPREYDWAVRAFGPVDERGWQLWLVVRRHRDRPDERAYYFARGPAATAPAELVRVAGSRWRVEECLELAKGDCGLDEYEVRSWVGWHRHVTLSLLALAVVAAIRVAAGPSGRPKKGARGWSG encoded by the coding sequence ATGTCAGGACGACCGACGGCGGCCCAGGTGCGGGCCTGGGCGGACGAGGTGACGGCGGTCGGCGACCGGATCGGCCGGCACTTCGCCCGGTCCGAGCCCCGCGCCCGGGCCGTCGGGTACATCCGCGGGCTGCTGGGCGACGCCGACCGGAAGAACGGGTGGCAACTCGCCGAGGCGCTCGGCGACCCGACCCCGGACGGGGTCCAGCACCTGCTCGCCCGGGCCGACTGGGACGCCGACGCCGTCCGCGACGACCTCATGGGGTACGTCCACGAGCACCTCGGCGACCCGGCCGCGGTTCTGGTCGTGGACGAGACCGGGTTCCTGAAGAAGGGGACCAAGTCGTGCGGGGTGGCCCGCCAGTACACCGGCACCGCCGGGCGGATCGAGAACGCCCAGGTCGGGGTCTTCCTGGCGTACGCGGGGCCGAAGGGGCACGCCCTGATCGACCGGGCGTTGTACCTGCCGAAGGAGTGGACGGACGACCGGCCGCGGTGTGACGCGGCCGGGGTGCCGGCGGCCGTCGGGTTCGCCACCAAGCCGCGGCTGGCCGAGCGGATGCTGGCGCGGGCGTGGGCGCGGGGGGTGACGGCCGGGTGGGTGACGGGGGACACGGTGTACGGGCACGACGGGGCGTTCCGCCGGTTCCTGGAGGGGCACCGGCAGGCGTACCTGCTGGCGGTCCCGGCCAACCAGCCGCTGTTCGACGGGGAGCAGCGCTCGACCGTGAAGGCCGTCGCCGAGGGGTTCCCGGTTGCCGCGTGGGAGCAGGCCAGTGCGGGGGACGGGTCGAAGGGGCCGCGGGAGTACGACTGGGCGGTCCGGGCGTTCGGCCCGGTGGACGAGCGGGGGTGGCAGTTGTGGCTGGTGGTCCGGCGGCACCGGGACCGGCCGGACGAGCGGGCCTACTACTTCGCCCGCGGGCCGGCGGCGACGGCCCCGGCCGAGCTCGTCCGCGTGGCGGGGAGCCGGTGGCGGGTGGAGGAGTGCCTGGAACTGGCGAAGGGCGACTGCGGCCTCGACGAGTACGAGGTGCGGTCGTGGGTCGGGTGGCACCGACACGTCACCCTGAGCCTGCTCGCCCTGGCGGTGGTGGCGGCGATCCGGGTGGCGGCCGGGCCGTCGGGTCGGCCGAAAAAGGGGGCGCGGGGCTGGTCCGGGTGA
- a CDS encoding ATP-grasp domain-containing protein, whose amino-acid sequence MTCDVALLTDRRYTATAAAEGDWYMSNILADDGLLQAALARRGLTSERVDWADPGVEWSRFRCALFRTTWDYFDRFPEFSAWLDRVERQTRLCNHSPTVRWNLDKHYLADLDARGVPVVPARFLERGSAQPLADVLTEAGWDEAVVKPCVSGAARHTYRVNRRTAADLQPLLDGLLAAEAMLVQPFQADVVRTGEDTLMVFGGRFSHAVRKVPKAGDFRVQDDHGGTVHDYTPTAEQVELAERAVSACHPLPVYGRVDLVRNNAGQLAVMELELIEPELWLRHHPPAAEHFAAGVAAFLTP is encoded by the coding sequence ATGACGTGCGACGTGGCCCTCCTCACCGACCGCCGCTACACCGCGACCGCCGCGGCCGAAGGCGACTGGTACATGAGCAACATCCTCGCCGACGACGGGCTGCTCCAGGCGGCGCTCGCCCGGCGTGGGCTCACGTCGGAGCGGGTCGACTGGGCCGACCCGGGTGTCGAGTGGTCGCGGTTCCGGTGCGCCCTGTTCCGCACCACGTGGGACTACTTCGACCGCTTTCCCGAGTTCTCCGCGTGGCTCGACCGCGTCGAGCGGCAGACGCGGTTGTGCAACCACAGCCCGACGGTGCGCTGGAACCTCGACAAGCACTACCTCGCCGACCTGGACGCCCGCGGCGTGCCGGTCGTGCCGGCGCGATTCCTCGAACGCGGCTCGGCGCAACCCCTTGCCGACGTGCTGACCGAAGCCGGGTGGGACGAGGCCGTTGTGAAGCCGTGCGTGTCCGGTGCGGCGCGACACACGTACCGCGTGAACCGCCGCACCGCCGCCGACCTACAACCGCTGCTCGACGGCTTGCTCGCGGCCGAAGCGATGCTGGTGCAGCCGTTCCAGGCCGACGTGGTGAGGACCGGCGAGGACACGCTGATGGTGTTCGGCGGTCGCTTTTCGCACGCCGTGCGGAAGGTGCCGAAGGCCGGCGACTTCCGCGTGCAGGACGACCACGGCGGCACCGTCCACGACTACACGCCGACGGCCGAGCAGGTGGAGTTGGCCGAGCGTGCGGTGTCCGCGTGCCACCCGCTCCCGGTCTACGGCCGGGTGGACCTGGTCCGCAACAACGCCGGCCAACTGGCCGTGATGGAACTGGAACTGATTGAACCGGAGTTGTGGCTCCGCCACCACCCGCCCGCCGCCGAGCACTTCGCCGCCGGTGTCGCCGCCTTCCTCACCCCGTGA